Proteins co-encoded in one Dioscorea cayenensis subsp. rotundata cultivar TDr96_F1 unplaced genomic scaffold, TDr96_F1_v2_PseudoChromosome.rev07_lg8_w22 25.fasta BLBR01001252.1, whole genome shotgun sequence genomic window:
- the LOC120255961 gene encoding gibberellin 20 oxidase 2-like, translating into MAIKNDKIFDSLELMKQAKIPKEFIWPENEQPNTLEKLNAPVIDLTGFFQGDKASTKLAADLINNACQSHGFFQVINHGVNASLAEEALSCMNAFFKLPLNHKLKARRTPGSMWGYAGAHADRFSSRLPWKETLSFGYQEHDDHTEHIVVDYFISTLGDEFKHMGFVYQKYCEAMKKLSLGIMELLAISLGVEKSYYKDFFRDSNSIMRCNYYPPCKEPDLTLGTGPHCDPTSLTILQQDHVGGLQVFADGKWRCIPPVPNALVINIGDTFMALSNGKYKSCLHRAVVNRECERRSLAFFLCPRDDRVVRPPADIEGPRKYPDFTWSELWEFTQRHYRADMKTLHSFSQWLLSSVCKT; encoded by the exons ATGGCGATCAAAAACGATAAGATTTTCGACTCATTGGAGCTAATGAAGCAAGCTAAGATACCTAAAGAGTTCATATGGCCGGAGAATGAACAACCAAACACTTTAGAAAAACTCAATGCTCCGGTGATAGACCTCACCGGGTTCTTTCAAGGCGATAAGGCATCGACAAAACTAGCTGCCGATCTCATTAACAACGCCTGCCAAAGCCATGGCTTCTTCCAAGTCATTAATCATGGTGTCAATGCTTCTTTAGCCGAAGAAGCGCTTTCTTGCATGAACGCCTTCTTCAAACTTCCTCTTAACCATAAGCTCAAAGCTCGAAGAACCCCGGGAAGCATGTGGGGTTACGCAGGAGCTCACGCCGACCGCTTCTCTTCCCGCCTTCCTTGGAAGGAGACCTTGTCCTTCGGTTACCAAGAACATGATGATCATACTGAACACATTGTAGTAGACTACTTCATATCAACCCTAGGAGATGAATTCAAGCATATGGG GTTTGTGTATCAAAAGTACTGTGAGGCAATGAAGAAGCTCTCACTTGGAATAATGGAGCTCTTGGCCATTAGTCTTGGAGTAGAAAAGTCATACTACAAGGACTTCTTTAGAGACAGTAACTCCATAATGAGATGCAATTACTATCCACCATGCAAAGAACCAGATCTCACTCTTGGCACAGGCCCACATTGTGATCCTACCTCCCTCACAATTCTCCAACAAGACCATGTTGGTGGCCTCCAAGTATTCGCTGATGGCAAATGGCGTTGCATTCCTCCTGTACCCAATGCCCTTGTTATCAACATCGGTGACACTTTCATg GCATTATCAAATGGGAAGTACAAAAGTTGCCTGCATCGAGCTGTGGTGAACCGGGAGTGTGAAAGGAGATCATTGGCGTTCTTCTTGTGCCCAAGGGACGACAGAGTTGTTCGTCCGCCGGCCGACATAGAGGGGCCGAGGAAGTATCCAGACTTCACATGGTCAGAGCTATGGGAGTTCACTCAAAGGCATTATAGAGCAGACATGAAGACCCTCCATAGTTTTTCTCAATGGCTTCTATCAAGTGTATGCAAGACCTAA